The nucleotide window GAACCTTCTGAAACACCTTGGCTTGAATACAATGGTCGAAAAGTCAAATTGGTCTCTTCACCAGTAGGAACATCACCGGATGTCATTCAATCCTTGGTCGTGAGAGACGACGTTGCTACTTTAACAAAGCAGATTAACGAAGATACCAAAAAGGGGCGAAAACTAATTCTTTCGGCGAGTCGTGTTGACTATACAAAGGGAAATGAAGAGCTACTACTAGCTTTCGAGCGATTGCTTGAACGACGTGAGGATCTACGAGGCAAAGTTGTTTTGATGTTGGCGTGTGTAGCGGCCGCTTCAGGTATGAAGATCTACGAGGATACCCAGCGCCTTATTGAAGAAACAGCTGGGCGAATCAATGGGCGTTTTAGTTTAATTGATTGGGTTCCAATCCGATTCTCAACAAATCGCATTCCCTATGAAGAAATGGTTGCTTGGTTTTCGATGTCTGATATCTGTTGGATTACACCATTACGCGATGGTCTCAACCTTGTCGCTAAGGAATATGTAGCCGCGCGAAAAGGAAGAGATGGTGTCTTGGTACTGTCAGAATTTACAGGAGCGTCTGTGGTTCTTGATGGAGCAGTACTAACCAATCCCTACTCTCACAAACAAATGGATCAGGCGATTGAATCAGCTCTTGAAATGTCTGAGGATGAGCAAATAATAAGAATCAGCAAAATGGTCTCTGCTGTGGAAGATTTTACAGTTTCAGATTGGGCTAATGAACAAATGCAATCACTCGAAGTAGAATATAAAAACTCATGATGTTCTCTCGTAGAAAATTTTCATCACTTCTTATTGGATTGTTTTGCCTGGTTGCCTTAATAAGCACGACTCCAGCTTTAGTTGCAAGCCAAGTTGAAACAATTTCAATTTTGATGCCCGCTCCTTTCGCTGATTCAACAGTCAAACTTGTTGAGAATTTCAACACTCTCTATAAAAATCAAATTCATTTGAATGTCATACGTGGTCCAAGACAAACAGAATCAATGTCAGATCTTGCTATTAGTAGCTTGCTCTTAGGAGATACACCATTTGATGGACTATTGATGGACATCACTTGGCTACCCAAATACGCTCGAGCGGGCTGGCTAGAAGGTCTAGATCCATATTTCGATGAGACTGATATTGCAGACCTTGCTAGTGGTGCAGAAAAAGGAAATGATTTTGAGGGAACTCTTTATCGATGGCCATTAGTAGCTGATATGGGGCTCCTTTTTTGGCGTACTGATTTGATGAACACTCCACCCAAAACTCCTTCAGAGTTAGTATCGATTAGCAATCAGTTGCAAACGCAAGGAAAAGTTCCCTGGGGATACGTTTGGCAAGGTCGTCAATATGAGGGTTTGAGTTGCGTTTATTTGGAAATGATTGATGGATTCGGAGGAGATTGGTTCGATGTTAATAACCAATCATTAGGATTGAATGAGGTGCCCGGTGTCGAAGCAGCTCAATGGTTAACGGATCTAATTGAAACTGGTATTAGTCCTAGAGCTGTCACTACATTTGC belongs to Synechococcus sp. WH 7805 and includes:
- the ggpS gene encoding glucosylglycerol-phosphate synthase translates to MTISEGKSDFIILYHRTPFDESVDDQGNRLWKDQKSPNGIIPTLRNLFRSRDNGTWIAWRQVEDVNSQEDERILMNNPSNFTLRRIPLEQNQISSFYHVTSKESVWPILHTFPTYFDVNNTNWSIFEEVNQRFADAACSEAAQGATIWIHDYNLWLVSGFIRKKRPDLKIAFFHHTPFPGNDVFAILPWRKQIVESLLSCDVVGFHIPRYTENFARAASCLLGVKKGPKIDVAPKFLKFGSALTEPSETPWLEYNGRKVKLVSSPVGTSPDVIQSLVVRDDVATLTKQINEDTKKGRKLILSASRVDYTKGNEELLLAFERLLERREDLRGKVVLMLACVAAASGMKIYEDTQRLIEETAGRINGRFSLIDWVPIRFSTNRIPYEEMVAWFSMSDICWITPLRDGLNLVAKEYVAARKGRDGVLVLSEFTGASVVLDGAVLTNPYSHKQMDQAIESALEMSEDEQIIRISKMVSAVEDFTVSDWANEQMQSLEVEYKNS
- a CDS encoding ABC transporter substrate-binding protein; its protein translation is MFSRRKFSSLLIGLFCLVALISTTPALVASQVETISILMPAPFADSTVKLVENFNTLYKNQIHLNVIRGPRQTESMSDLAISSLLLGDTPFDGLLMDITWLPKYARAGWLEGLDPYFDETDIADLASGAEKGNDFEGTLYRWPLVADMGLLFWRTDLMNTPPKTPSELVSISNQLQTQGKVPWGYVWQGRQYEGLSCVYLEMIDGFGGDWFDVNNQSLGLNEVPGVEAAQWLTDLIETGISPRAVTTFAEPEALRNFQSGESAFMRNWPYAWAELQKQDSPVRGKIGISTMVSLPGVEPASTLGSWGFTLLRGSNHKDAVIKAIKYLTSAEAQRVMFIEHGYTPTVKALYEDLELIQDYPHLALLSRALNNAVLRPETPIYAQISDVLQRSLSASLTGEEKPKLSMNRADRSSEQILVAAGGTPS